The Azospirillum brasilense genome window below encodes:
- a CDS encoding methyl-accepting chemotaxis protein, whose protein sequence is MAIATFLVGTETSRQEQHLSHVRQTADEVSRKVVPLSELIANIRYDVAQVQQWLTDVSATRGLDGLDDGPAKADEFAKAFAQHAENAHAVARELGLSEMVRSIAATQAAFPPFYELGQRMSRAYVDGGPVTGNAMMGQFDAVAESMDKEMERLLSTMEEVRGERLNSLDAAVTDIEASAATLKTLLVTTATVTLLLIAASIVFLRLAVVGPIDRMRLTMTRMATGDLRAEVGFERRGDEIGQMADAVRVFREAGLENERLRAEQERARVAGEEERRQSLAAMADTVERETRTAVEQVARHAGQMASNAEAMAASAGMVSDNSQTVAAAANQALVNAQTVAAAANELSASIREIGRQVTASVSVTGQAVEKAGSASAIIGHLSEAVERIGAVARLIGDIASQTNLLALNATIEAARAGEAGKGFAVVAQEVKNLANQTARSTEEIATLITDVQSVTRQAVDRVGEVAATIDQVSDISSSIAAAVEEQDAATREIARTVNETSHAAQEVSSRIALVSDEANQTGERADGMRAAAGDVAQSIDDLQSVLVRVVRTATSDVDRRRRARFQIDLPCTIDGAVAGTDCKARIANLSSGGAMIVDAPMIAAGTPGTLRAPGLSRPVPFTVKSCEPGRLHVKFHVPEADQPALDHDLETLARGMAPNRSAA, encoded by the coding sequence ATGGCGATCGCAACTTTCCTCGTCGGGACCGAAACATCGCGGCAGGAACAGCACCTGTCCCATGTCCGCCAGACCGCCGATGAGGTGAGCCGCAAGGTGGTGCCGCTGAGCGAGCTGATCGCCAACATCCGTTACGACGTGGCGCAGGTGCAGCAGTGGTTGACCGACGTGTCGGCGACCCGTGGGCTGGACGGGCTGGACGATGGTCCGGCGAAGGCGGACGAGTTCGCAAAGGCCTTCGCCCAGCATGCCGAGAACGCCCATGCCGTCGCCCGCGAACTGGGGCTGTCGGAGATGGTGCGGAGCATCGCCGCCACCCAGGCCGCCTTCCCCCCCTTCTATGAGCTGGGCCAGCGCATGTCCCGCGCCTACGTCGACGGCGGCCCGGTGACGGGGAACGCCATGATGGGTCAGTTCGACGCAGTGGCCGAAAGCATGGACAAGGAGATGGAGCGGCTCCTCTCCACTATGGAGGAGGTTCGCGGGGAACGGCTGAACAGCCTCGACGCGGCGGTGACCGACATCGAAGCCTCCGCAGCCACGCTGAAGACCCTGCTGGTCACGACGGCCACGGTCACGCTCCTTCTGATCGCCGCCTCCATCGTCTTCCTGCGGCTGGCGGTGGTCGGGCCGATCGACCGGATGCGGCTGACCATGACCCGCATGGCCACCGGCGACTTGCGGGCGGAGGTCGGGTTCGAAAGGCGCGGCGACGAGATCGGCCAGATGGCCGATGCCGTGCGCGTCTTCCGCGAAGCCGGCCTGGAGAACGAACGCCTGCGCGCCGAACAGGAACGCGCCCGCGTGGCCGGCGAGGAGGAGCGGCGCCAGTCCCTGGCCGCCATGGCCGACACAGTGGAGCGCGAAACCCGCACCGCCGTGGAGCAGGTCGCCCGGCACGCCGGACAGATGGCCAGCAACGCCGAGGCGATGGCCGCCTCCGCTGGAATGGTCAGCGACAACTCCCAAACCGTCGCCGCCGCGGCGAACCAGGCGCTGGTCAACGCCCAGACCGTTGCCGCCGCAGCCAATGAACTGTCCGCCTCCATCCGGGAGATCGGCCGGCAGGTGACGGCGTCGGTGTCGGTGACCGGGCAGGCCGTGGAAAAGGCCGGATCCGCCAGCGCGATCATCGGGCATCTCTCGGAGGCGGTCGAGCGCATCGGCGCCGTCGCCCGCCTGATCGGCGACATCGCCAGCCAGACCAACCTGCTGGCGCTGAACGCCACCATCGAGGCGGCCCGCGCCGGCGAGGCCGGAAAGGGCTTCGCGGTGGTGGCGCAGGAGGTCAAGAACCTCGCCAACCAGACCGCCCGCTCCACCGAGGAGATCGCCACACTGATCACCGACGTGCAATCCGTCACCAGGCAGGCCGTGGACCGGGTGGGCGAGGTCGCCGCGACCATCGATCAGGTTTCCGACATCTCCTCGTCGATCGCCGCCGCGGTCGAAGAGCAGGATGCCGCCACCCGGGAGATCGCCCGCACCGTCAACGAGACCAGCCACGCCGCGCAGGAGGTGTCCAGCCGCATCGCTCTGGTGTCCGACGAGGCCAACCAGACCGGCGAACGGGCCGACGGAATGCGCGCCGCCGCCGGCGACGTGGCGCAGAGCATCGACGATCTGCAAAGCGTTTTGGTGCGCGTGGTCCGCACCGCGACCAGCGACGTCGACCGCCGCCGCAGGGCACGCTTCCAGATCGACCTGCCCTGCACCATCGACGGCGCCGTCGCCGGTACGGACTGCAAAGCGCGGATCGCCAACCTGTCATCCGGCGGCGCGATGATCGTGGACGCGCCGATGATCGCGGCGGGCACCCCCGGCACCCTGCGCGCGCCCGGCCTGTCCCGCCCCGTGCCCTTCACGGTGAAGTCCTGCGAGCCGGGACGGCTGCATGTGAAGTTCCACGTGCCGGAGGCCGACCAGCCGGCGCTGGACCACGATCTGGAAACCCTGGCGCGCGGCATGGCGCCGAACCGCAGCGCGGCCTAG